The genomic stretch CTTCCTCTCTTCTCTGAGGATAGGTAAAGGTAACTCCCCTGAAAGAAACGTGTATATTTTCAATTTCTGAAGTCCCATATACTTCTTTTTCTGTCAGCGCTTCCTGAGGTTTTAGTTCTTCTTTTGCATTTAAAACTTCAAAGATTCTGTCAGCAGAAGCATTTGCCTTTGATATACCAACAAAAATTCTGGTAATCATTAGCATGGCATTTAAAATCATTGTAAAGTAGGACAGAAAAGCTACAATCTTACCAACCTCTGAGGCCCCGCTGTTTACCCGATAAGCACCTGCAATTATAACGAGGGTCAATCCACCATTCAGCAGCAGATTCATTATGGGATTAATCACTGCCATCGTTGCTCCAGCCTTAAATTCATTGGCAGCTACTTCATCATTTGCCCTGTGAAATCTTTCTTTTTCATATACTGATTTTGAGAGTGCTTTGATAACACGTATTCCATTAACATTCTCTCTTACCACCCGCACCATTTTATCCGCTGAACTCTGGCTTTTGGAATAGAGAGGAATTCCCTTTTTGGAAACCACATAAACACAATAGGCCAGTAAAGGTAGAATTCCTACAAGTATCAGCGTAAGTACCGGTTCCAGCGTAAAGGTCAGAATCATACCTCCCACAAGGATAATTGGCGCTCTGACACCTAGTCTTTGCATCATGCCTACCATTTGATGAATATTATAAGTATCTGAGGTCATTCTGGATACCAGAGACGGAATTGATAAATAATCCACCTGTGAGCCGGATAGCTGCTGTATTTTAAGAAATAAATCATGTCTTAGCTTCTTTACGGTATCTCCGGCAACTCTGGACGCCATACGATTTGCTGTTATATTAAACTGTCTGGCACCTACCGACAGGAGAAGCATTAAGACACCCCATAGCAGAATATATTTTACTTCTTTTAAAGGAATAACCTCATCAATAATATAGGCCAGTACCCAGGGAAGTCCCAAATCCATAAAAGTACCTGCAACCTTTATGATAAATCCCATTAGCATTCGCAAGCCATATGGTCTTAAATATGTAATGATATGTTTCATACTAACCCCCTTTCGTAACCAGGTTAACCACCCTTTAAACCTTTGCAGGTTCAAGTTAATAGTGGATTGTTTTCTTTTTATCGTACAAATACCTATGTATACCGAAAGTGAGCTTTCGGTATAGCTGTAATAAAAAGGTGAAACATCTGCCACTATTTGCTCTGATACCAGAAAGGCGCACAAAAAATCCGCCCCTTTTCAAAGCGGATTATATGTATCCTTTAAGTAATTAACGAAATTCTATTGTACCTCTCTCTGCATCCATACTTTCTATGATAGCTAAAGATTCAAGTCGTACACCCATGTTTCGAATCATATCTCCACCATTTTGAAAGCCCTTCTCAATCACTATTCCAATGCCTTCTACCGTTGCTCCAGCACTGCGTACAATATCTATTAATCCAGCAAGTGCACATCCGTTAGCCAGGAAATCATCAATGATGAGAACTCTGTCTTCGGGACATAAGAATTTTTTGGAAACAATAACATCGTAGGTTTTCTTGTGAGTGAAAGATTCGATTTTTGTTGAATATACATCACCATCGATGTTTATGCTCTGGGCCTTCTTTGCAAATACTACAGGTGCGTTGAAATATTGTGCGGTTATACAGGCAATACCGATACCGGAGGCCTCTATGGTAAGTATTTTATTTATAGAACATTCTGAAAAGATTTGCTTGAACTCTTTTCCGATTTCATTGAATAGCTCAATATCCATCTGATGATTCAAAAAATTATCCACTTTAAGTACATTTCCGCTCTTTACGTTGCCGTCTGCTATAATTCTGTCCTGTAATAATTTCATTTTCTTTTGCCTCTCTATTTCATCCCGTGTTTTTTTGCTCTTGAAAGCGCTTATAATAATTATACAGGATTGTAAAAGGGATTACAATTATTTTTCAGGTATTTTATATTTTTTTTACACCTTTTCTATAGCAGTAATAATTTACACTTATAAATCCATTCATGATAATATCCTGTTTTTACAGTATTTCAACGAAGGTCTCTTTAATAAATAATCGCTGGAATTTCCTGTTCGTCCATGTATTTCGGTACTTCTTGCTTCGGGCCATTCTATCACAATATCTTTGCCGAAATCAGGAAGTTAAATAAATAACCTCTATTTTATGAGCTTACCAGTCATAACAGAACGTATTTCCAGAATAATTCCATAACTTAGACAATACATTTAAGTAACATAATTCATACAGGTGTAAAAATGACAAACATTCATACATTTATGAATCCTACCGACACCCAGAGGTATCAGATGTT from Anaerocolumna sp. AGMB13020 encodes the following:
- a CDS encoding xanthine phosphoribosyltransferase, which translates into the protein MKLLQDRIIADGNVKSGNVLKVDNFLNHQMDIELFNEIGKEFKQIFSECSINKILTIEASGIGIACITAQYFNAPVVFAKKAQSINIDGDVYSTKIESFTHKKTYDVIVSKKFLCPEDRVLIIDDFLANGCALAGLIDIVRSAGATVEGIGIVIEKGFQNGGDMIRNMGVRLESLAIIESMDAERGTIEFR
- a CDS encoding ABC transporter ATP-binding protein gives rise to the protein MKHIITYLRPYGLRMLMGFIIKVAGTFMDLGLPWVLAYIIDEVIPLKEVKYILLWGVLMLLLSVGARQFNITANRMASRVAGDTVKKLRHDLFLKIQQLSGSQVDYLSIPSLVSRMTSDTYNIHQMVGMMQRLGVRAPIILVGGMILTFTLEPVLTLILVGILPLLAYCVYVVSKKGIPLYSKSQSSADKMVRVVRENVNGIRVIKALSKSVYEKERFHRANDEVAANEFKAGATMAVINPIMNLLLNGGLTLVIIAGAYRVNSGASEVGKIVAFLSYFTMILNAMLMITRIFVGISKANASADRIFEVLNAKEELKPQEALTEKEVYGTSEIENIHVSFRGVTFTYPQRREEEAEDDDSINVENIDFGIKTGESLGIIGATGSGKTTLINLLLRFYDTDKGGIYIKGKNVKSYSLQELRSKFGVVFQNDMIFADTIGGNIDFNRGLSADRLKEAAEDAQALEFIDHLVNGEKCGFDYEAAVKGANLSGGQKQRLLLARALAARPEILVFDDSSSALDYKTDAALRTALRDNYQNTTTIMIAQRISSIMNMDHIIVMEEGRMIGYGKHEELLLNCSVYNEIYQSQMGE